In Quercus robur chromosome 10, dhQueRobu3.1, whole genome shotgun sequence, a genomic segment contains:
- the LOC126704206 gene encoding uncharacterized protein LOC126704206, with translation MDEKSVGLISTQGRSSWRVYVDGAANQRGAGLGLVLISPEEVIIEKSLRLGFSATNNEAEYETLLMGMSVVQKMGGKIAKLFSDSRLVVGQVKGELEARDPRMQGYLSQVKRMQTKFESFDLSHIPRGENTHADSLATLATSSVRNFPRLIIVEDLHTPTSPENGVCQVFQANLAPS, from the coding sequence atggatgaaaaatcggttggcctAATATCCACACAAGGCAGATCCTCTTGGAGGGTATACGTGGATGGGGCAGCAAACCAACGGGGAGCAGGATTGGGATTAGTTTTGATATCCCCTGAAGAGGTCATCATTGAGAAGTCCTTGAGGTTAGGATTCTCGGCTACTAACaacgaagcagaatacgaaactttgttgatgggaatgagTGTGGTCCAGAAAATGGGCGGGAAGATAGCAAAATTATTCTCGGATTCAAGATTGGTAGTCGGCCAAGTGAAAGGAGAGTTGGAGGCCCGAGACCCAAGAATGCAAGGGTATTTAAGCCAAGTTAAGCGTATGCAAACGAAATTTGAGTCTTTCGACTTGTCACATATCCCCCGAGGTGAAAATACTCACGCCGATTCCCTGGCAACCCTTGCCACTTCCTCAGTACGGAATTTTCCTCGGCTGATCATCGTTGAAGATTTGCATACCCCCACCTCACCAGAAAATGGCGTTTGCCAGGTTTTTCAAGCCAATCTAGCGCCGAGCTAG
- the LOC126701542 gene encoding protein NRT1/ PTR FAMILY 2.11-like, whose translation MEKNDKAVTKDEPQINYRGVKAMPFVIGNETFEKLGTLGTSTNLLVYFTTVFNMKSISATLLINIFNGTTNFATLLGAFLCDTYFGRYNTLGFASVASFLGMLVLCLTAAIAKLHPPHCETKEIGNCPGPTPWQMAFLLSSLGLLVVGAGGIRPCNLAFGADQFNPNTESGKRGISSFFNWYYFTFTFAMMVSLTFIVYVQSSVSWAWGLAIPTFLMLLSCVLFFVGTRIYVILKPEGSPLASIVQVIVAAVKKRQLKLPEQPWLSLFNHIPTVTINSKLPYTDQFRFLDKAAIRSTEDQLKSDGSAANPWRLCSMQQVEQAKCVMRVIPIWASASIYYVVIIVQQQTYAVFQALQFDRRLGNTNFDIPAASYTVFNMLALTIWIPIYDRIIVPILRRFTGKEGGITVLQKMGVGMVLAIITMLVSALVEERRRTLALTKPVGIDPRRGAISSLSGMWLVPQLSLVGLSEAFTVIAGVEFYYKQFPENMRSIGGSFLFVGFALSNYLSSFLVSVVHRTTSGAATGQWLPQDLNKGRLDYFYYLIAAIEVVNFGYFIMCAKWYKYKGSGTSVHEVDIGKMQSEKEKPLV comes from the exons ATGGAGAAGAACGACAAGGCCGTTACAAAAGATGAGCCTCAGATAAACTACAGAGGAGTTAAAGCCATGCCATTTGTTATag GCAATGAGACTTTTGAGAAGCTAGGAACCCTTGGCACATCAACAAACCTCTTGGTCTATTTCACTACTGTGTTCAACATGAAGAGCATCAGTGCCACACTTCTTATCAACATCTTCAATGGTACCACCAACTTTGCTACCTTACTTGGAGCTTTCCTCTGTGATACTTACTTTGGCCGTTACAACACGTTGGGTTTTGCCTCAGTCGCCTCTTTTTTG gGGATGCTTGTACTGTGTCTAACAGCAGCAATTGCAAAACTGCATCCTCCCCACTGTGAAACAAAAGAGATAGGGAATTGCCCTGGACCAACACCATGGCAAATGGCTTTTCTATTAAGCAGCCTGGGACTACTTGTTGTAGGGGCTGGTGGCATTAGGCCGTGTAACTTGGCCTTTGGTGCTGACCAATTCAATCCCAACACTGAATCTGGAAAGAGGGGAATCAGCAGCTTCTTCAATTGGTACTACTTCACCTTCACTTTTGCCATGATGGTGTCTTTAACATTCATTGTATACGTGCAATCCAGTGTGAGCTGGGCCTGGGGGTTGGCGATTCCTACTTTCCTGATGCTCTTATCATGTGTACTCTTCTTTGTTGGTACACGAATTTATGTGATTCTGAAACCCGAGGGTAGTCCTTTGGCAAGCATAGTGCAGGTTATAGTGGCCGCAGTCAAGAAGAGGCAATTGAAACTACCAGAGCAACCATGGCTCTCCCTTTTTAACCATATTCCCACAGTTACCATCAACTCCAAGCTTCCTTACACTGACCAGTTCAG GTTTCTAGATAAAGCTGCAATCAGATCCACTGAAGACCAACTAAAATCTGACGGATCAGCAGCCAATCCATGGAGACTTTGCAGTATGCAGCAAGTGGAACAAGCAAAATGCGTGATGAGAGTGATTCCCATCTGGGCCTCAGCCAGTATATACTATGTTGTCATAATAGTCCAACAACAAACATACGCAGTATTCCAAGCCCTCCAATTTGATAGACGCCTTGGCAATACCAATTTTGACATCCCTGCTGCCTCCTACACTGTTTTCAACATGCTTGCCCTCACTATCTGGATACCAATCTATGACCGGATCATAGTCCCAATACTAAGAAGGTTCACAGGCAAAGAAGGTGGCATCACGGTCCTGCAAAAGATGGGTGTTGGCATGGTTCTTGCTATAATCACCATGCTTGTGTCAGCACTtgttgaagaaagaagaagaactttGGCTCTGACTAAACCAGTAGGTATTGACCCAAGAAGAGGTgcaatttcttctctttctggTATGTGGTTGGTGCCACAGCTATCACTGGTAGGACTTTCTGAAGCATTTACCGTCATTGCTGGAGTTGAATTCTATTACAAGCAATTCCCAGAAAACATGAGAAGCATAGGTGGGTCTTTCTTATTTGTTGGTTTTGCTTTGTCCAATTACTTGAGTAGTTTCTTGGTGTCAGTGGTTCACAGGACTACTTCTGGAGCTGCAACTGGGCAATGGTTGCCTCAAGATCTTAACAAGGGGAGATTGGATTACTTTTATTACTTGATTGCTGCAATAGAGGTCGTGAACTTTGGTTACTTCATAATGTGTGCAAAGTGGTACAAGTACAAAGGAAGTGGCACCAGTGTTCATGAAGTTGACATTGGGAAAATGCagtctgaaaaagaaaaacctcttGTTTAG
- the LOC126701544 gene encoding uncharacterized protein LOC126701544 encodes MDKKDVFLPRPINTVLEGNKNYLSWSQAMRSFLKGRMLWHYCIGAVAIPVKGASEEDVAFLGRMIEWDSHNHMILTWIQNTSIPSISNLLGSFDDAKSTWDMLAKRYSTTHGSMKYQLVVELHQLRQEPGQSINDYYDQLCFIWDKIDLSDPTWACSKDAQQHASIRDEFRLYEFLMSLHKDFEPIRGQLLNRSPALSLDTAVNELVREEARLATLQAQNKLNVLALTPSASPIEQPQHSGDSSGSSNRRKQTNKKFCNYCKRPGHTIETCYRRNKSTVAVANAESTPPMASISAESQSSGSTINLSSTEIQEIIAQAVRMAGSEDGTRAWDRP; translated from the exons atggataaaaaggaTGTTTTTCTTCCTCGCCCCATCAATACTGTATTGGAGGGGAACAAGAATTACTTATCTTGGTCTCAAGCTATGCGCAGTTTTCTTAAGGGTCGCATGCTCTGGCATTACTGTATTGGTGCAGTCGCCATTCCTGTCAAAGgagcaagtgaagaagatgttgCCTTCCTTGGTCGCATGATTGAATGGGATAGTCACAACCACATGATCCTCACATGGATTCAGAACACTTCCATTCCCTCGATCTCCAATCTGTTGGGCagctttgatgatgcaaaatcaACATGGGATATGTTGGCCAAAAGGTACTCCACTACTCACGGCTCCATGAAATATCAGTTAGTGGTTGAATTACATCAACTCAGGCAAGAACCAGGGCAATCCATCAATGACTACTATGATCAGCTTTGCTTCATTTGGGACAAAATTGACCTTTCTGATCCAACTTGGGCATGCTCAAAGGATGCTCAGCAACATGCTTCCATCAGAGATGAATTTCGCCTTTATGAATTCTTGATGTCCCTTCACAAGGACTTTGAGCCCATTCGAGGTCAACTTCTAAATCGCAGTCCTGCTCTCTCTCTTGATACTGCTGTGAACGAGTTAGTTAGAGAAGAAGCTCGTCTTGCAACCCTTCAAGCTCAGAATAAGCTCAATGTTTTGGCTCTTACTCCTTCTGCTTCGCCCATAGAGCAACCTCAGCACTCAGGTGACTCCTCTGGCTCTAGCAATCGTCGCAAGCAAACCAACAAAAAGTTCTGCAACTATTGCAAGCGTCCTGGCCACACCATTGAGACTTGTTACCGTCGCAACAAATCTACTGTTGCTGTTGCTAATGCTGAGTCTACTCCACCGATGGCTTCCATTTCCGCTGAGTcccagtcttctggatccactatcaACCTCTCTTCCACTGAAATACAGGAGATCATAGCTCAGGCTGTTCGTATGGCTG gatccgaggacgggacaagagcttgggaccggccctag